ATTTCCATAACGTATGAGATGTGCGGAGGGATAATAAGGTTTAACCGGCTGACAGCATCATGGAGATAAATACGGTGATATAATCGAGAGCTGTACTTCAAAGTGCAAGATACTTTACAGTCACACCGTGCTATTTTCGTCTTTCAAtggagaaaaaaaagagggtGTTATTGGTGCAGCCGTGGCGTTTGATGCCATTTGCATGGTCCTCTGAGAGACCACGAAGAGAGTCACACGATATTATGCATGTCAGACGGGCGCATAAGCCGGAAGAAATTGCGAAAACACTCTCGTCTGGTCCGAGAGACAGCTGCCTCTGAGCAGTCTGTGCAATTTTCAATGCAATTCGTTCTCCCTGCGGAAGGAAGGCTAATAAAGCAAGCAGAGTGACACAGCATGACACAAGACTGACGTTCATAGCAGGTACAGTACTTTAGGGATCTCGCAATACATTGTACTTCTAACATCTCGCTGCTCTTCAGCTTGTGAAGGTGTCGATCCTCCGCTCCGGATGCTTGAAAAGAGGCTTGATGTTCCCGTCCCACACATCGGATGCCATAACCCAGGTCGTCAGCCACATTCCTGCAGCTGGTGGGCTGGAGGGAAACCGGTATATATTGTCAAAACGGCCATCACATTTGTGGAAAGAAGTCGTCTGCTGATAATTTAGTTTAATAGAGATGTGACCATGAACCCTGGTATAATCCCACCCACCACTATGAGCACTTCTATTGTATAACGAAACAAAGACAACCAATTACTAATGGGTGCCCAAAAGTGAAATCATCGACTGTGAAGGATTAGCATTTCGCAAGTCTGATATGTGTTGCACACGAAATCAACCTACGTCTGCAAACTTGGGCTCTACAAACACTGAGGTCGCCTCAGCTACAAGCGCTGCGTTCAACTCTTCCGTACTCAAACCAGCGTcctttgccattgcaagAGCACTCATATCTCCAGTACTGAACTGATCGAAGCTTCGTATTGAGCCTTCAACCCAGGCCTTGCGGCCTTGCTGCTTGACTACTTCCGCGCGAATTATGCACAGACTCTCTGGAAGACAGGGCTTCCGAAAGTTGATGTTCATATTTGCCGTCATCGCAACGCCGCTGTTGAAGCCCATGCCGGCACAGAGAGCGAAGATATCATCGAAGAGCACGAATGGTAGACCACCATGGACATATCCCGGATGGCCACAAAGGTGGCTGCCAATGTAAAACAGAGCAACGATTCGTGGCTTTGGATCCTTTTGCATAAATAACCTTGGATATATAGGTAGTTTTTGTTCACCGAATAGTGAGCCTGCAACGAGGTGTCTTGAGAATGTGTCTGGGCGCTTGTTGCTGTGCAGGCGAAACTCCTTATATCCTGTGTCAAAGCCGCTCTCAGTCGTGGATGGACAAGACCGAAGGTATCTAACAAGTGGCAGTGATGAAATTAGCTCTTCAGCGtgtgtttgttgctttgAGATGCTATCCTCTGCAGAGTTGACTTCCACACTCATGGCTGGGGTTTGTTCGTATACTGTTGTTTCCGCTGCACTCTGAGAGTGTTTTGGTGATTTATGCATGAATCGTAAAGGAAAAAGGGAACCTAATTGGGACCGATTCGCCCGAAGAGTGCCAGCGTGGTAACTTCTATGGTTTATGCCTAGCGTTTGTCGTGGTAACACAGTGAGGTGGTTCAGCCTAACTCTGCATATGCAAGCCCATCTTGTGCGAGGCATGGTTTGGCAACTTGGGAACTCGTTTAGCTGGTTCCAACTTATGGTTTAATCCGCGATTTGTCGATATAAACTGCCTTTCGTTTGCTTTGGACCGCTCTGTAGCAAGATGTAAGGACGATGTGTGAACCTGAATCTTATTACCGAGGTTAGAAGATATCATCTATCTAGAGGGGAAGTGGAGACAAACTACAGCACGATGATCTTGGCGACGAAACAGAGGGACATTTTTGAAGTATTGTTTCGATTAGAAGGAGGCTAAGCAGCGGCCGAATGGAATATAATAATCTTCCACATGCCTCATGTTCAGGGTTGTAACCGGTAGGGTTACTGGAACCGATGTGAGGACTGAGAGCTAGAGACAACGAGGACCATCATGACTGAGCTACATACAAGGCTTGGAACTGAGAGAGTTGTCCGACTCCGAAGGCCCCCAAAACTAATGTCACTATAAATGAAACACAATGTTGAAATCGTGGAGCAGACAGATTGTAACTGGATGTGCTCCCCATAGTTAGGCACTAACGCGCAAGTGTATTTTTGAGcccaacagcatcaacaagTGCCTCCCTAACATGTGGAATGAAAGAGCCCGCCGACTAACGTGCCGTCCTGAGCTAGTGAATTATAAATGTTGACTGCTTCACGGGTTTCCGCGACATGCACTGTAATGTTCTTTCCTTCGAGGAACTCGTGAGTTGAAGCATCGACATGCAGTTTCAGGTGCATTCCTCGAGAGAGAACGACCGTAGtggcgcctttgtcgagAAGTTCTTGTACATCAGCAACCTGGATTCCAGGTTGGTGTCTTGTCCCCGTCTCACTCCAATCCCAGGGCCTTGCACCGCCTGGAAAGACTTTGAAGTCCTTGCCTGCGTCTACTCCTTCAATCTCGATGCTTCCCCATTCAACTGACAGTATTTTGGGCGAGGACTTAGAAGCCATGGTAGTCACAACGAAGACTTCTGGTACCCGTATTGCATCGAAGTCAACTGAGAatgaaagaagagaaaatggACAGATGCGTCAATTCCCAGATCAGATGAATCATGTCTGCCTGTTGACTGCCTAGTGGCTGAAACTAACGTGCGGGGGCTGAAAGTTGCCCCCTTCAAGACGTTGCATGAAGCAAAAGAACGTAAGCATTGGGAGCTTCAAGGACGCTTCTGGAGCTGCTCTGCTCTTTTCATCTTCTGTAGATGTTCTTGCTGAAAGAATTATTTGTAGAAAGTGCTGCAAGAGCCGCAAATTCTCTTATGCGTCCGGTTGACTCCCGATAATCTCACGACGCCGAAACATATATAGAAAATCCACGCTTGTCCTCTCGTATGTGGCTGCAAAGACAGTTAAATGCATAGCCTTGGGCGAATCTTTGACTCTTGGCCATGACTAGAACTTGTATCTGAATTAGCCAAGAAATGTGAGGAGCGTAGCGCCTTCGTCGAAGCATTGCCCAACACTTGAGGCTCTAGAGTGTCGCTCCAATATTGACTTGCTGATATAAAAAGCAGCCCGCGCATGTTGACTAAAAGCCACCGGAAATCTAGCAGGTAATGCCAAGCTCATTACCAATGCACTTCGAAATGTTGAAAATGCATATAACCCTACAAAAGCCAAACATTGGAGGCTTGCTGCTGCGTCCTTATTCGTGGATGTGCACAAAGAAGGCAAGGCTGGTGTCTGCTACATGTAACCATGCGACGATGAAAAAGTGTAATTATGGTATTTGGCGTAAAGAGCATAGCGAGAGTACCAAGTACGGCGTTGGACAAGACAGGTATGGTGGTGATACGTAtcgccattggcatcaaacAAGGCCATGCCAGGACCTTCGGATTCAACAACTACTTCCATCTTTGGGCAACGCGGTTAGTAGAAGAGACAAGGGGGGAGACTAAGCTTTCTTATTCCAATTTCAGACCCATTCCATACTAGTGGTGAGCTAATTATGTGTCCAAATATTCAGATGGAGGCCACGGTCAGAGGATCAAGGAAATTCCCCCGCCACTCCTTGCGCATCGAGTGTGAGATGCTTCCATATTATCCAGTTACATACGCTTAGTTACACCACTAGTGCTGTGAGGACCCAAACGTTCCTTCTGGACATATTTATTTAAGCCCGGTTTGCACAGGGTCTGGCGTGAGGAATTGAGACTTCCGCACTTGGCCTGCACATACGACAAGAAATCGTAATAtacattgccattgacacaCCAACGCCCAAATATGAAGGTATTTATAAACTCAGGCCCTGGAAATGTGTTGCTAACTTCGATGCCCAGTCAACAATCgcttttgctgctgtctcCGTCGTCCCCGTTGTTCTGGGCAGCGCCATCGTACGCGAAGTCCTTATTCCAGCTGTGCAAGACCTGTATCTAACAACGGAATTCAAGGTTTGTACTCCAAGCAAATGTCGATGTAACCACGTTCAGGAACAGTTTTGTGGTGTCAATGGCATTGGCTCCGACTGCCTCGACGATCGTGTATATCAATGCAATCGAAACACAGGGAAGGCCTGTGATTATGGGTACCGGCGCACCTGTGCCCAGTGCGGATCGCTTATCTGTTGATAACATTGCGGTGCTTACTTGTTTACCGCGACATATCAAAGCAGTGCCACAGGAAGCGGACTCGAAACCACGACGAACAGAAGATATATTAGGAGAAATGCTGTGAGGTCATTTGAGATGGAAGGCAGTCAGCCACCAGTGAAGAGGGTAGTCACTAGGAGCATTTAGCATGATGAGGGGCCAAGTTGTGTTTAGGAATTGCTATGTAGAGCTCAAGATTATCTGGAAACAAACCAATAACTCTGTCAATTCACAAGACGCATCCCTACACGATCCTGTAAGATACATGCTCTTACAACTGGTCCCACATGATAGACGCCGGCTGTAAACAGGCCGAATTTTCTTTATCCATGACTTGGGCCAGAGTTGGCTTGTTCTCAGGGAAAAGTTCGATGAGCGTGGCCGTGTTAGGGCGGAACTCGGACAGTCGGAACTTGTCCCAGAGGCCGCAAGCTGGGCTGCGGATGAACGCGCCGAAAAAGTCCTGTAAGAATTTGGAAGCTTCCCTTGTCGTCGTGTCACTTGCGATTGTGCGGTTTGCGCCCAAGAGATTGTATGTGCCCATGAGCAGGGGAACGTCAGCTGCTTGGCAGTAAGTATGATGAACATTGATAGCTTCATGGGGTTGGGCTTACTGACCTGCGTGATAGGCTCTCATCCATGGATGAAGTGTGACTTCGGGGAAGACTCCCTTGTAGAGATATCGCCAGACAGGAACCTTGTTTAGAGCGCGGAATCTTATCCGAGTCAGGTATGCGCGTGAATGTAAAAGAGTTCTGGAGGCCTTACCTAGACTCAAGGGCAACATTGCAATCAAAGAAGTTCTCGGTGATAAGGTCAGAGAGTGTcttgttgatgccgttggcATTCCAACTGACGACGGAGTCGCCCTCGTCCTTTGTCGTGCCCAAAAGAGTTGGCTGCGACGGCATGGTTTAGTTTCAGTTCAAGATTTCCAGGAATTAGATGTTTCCTTACCACCAACGCGAACTCGCCCGCGTTTCCTCGCCTTTCATACTCTTCCCTTGTGAACAGAATCTTATTATCCACCATGGGCATCCCCCCGTACGGAGATCCAATCTTGTTCAATTTGGAACTTGAGATTGCGTTCTTTAGCTTCTGGGCATCTACTTTTCGCATACACTCCAGCTCTGCCTTGCGGTCATCGTTCGCACAGCCTACTTTCTTAGCCACACGCACGAACTCAGAGTCCACGTCGCTCAGCGGCCGGTTTAGCATTTGCTGTGCCATCTGCACTGTCCCGCTCTGCAGTATAAGACCGGAAACGATGGGATCGCGAGGGTGCGAGTACATCATTGCGTCGACAGAGACCGCACCGGCAGACTGACCGCCGAGAACGATTCGACTCGGGTCGCCGCCGAAGTCACGAATATTGTCACGGATCCATTCTAGCGCGAAGCGTTGGTCGCGAAGG
The genomic region above belongs to Pochonia chlamydosporia 170 chromosome 2, whole genome shotgun sequence and contains:
- a CDS encoding thioesterase family protein (similar to Metarhizium robertsii ARSEF 23 XP_007817457.2), with product MSVEVNSAEDSISKQQTHAEELISSLPLVRYLRSCPSTTESGFDTGYKEFRLHSNKRPDTFSRHLVAGSLFGEQKLPIYPRLFMQKDPKPRIVALFYIGSHLCGHPGYVHGGLPFVLFDDIFALCAGMGFNSGVAMTANMNINFRKPCLPESLCIIRAEVVKQQGRKAWVEGSIRSFDQFSTGDMSALAMAKDAGLSTEELNAALVAEATSVFVEPKFADSMISLLGTH
- a CDS encoding carboxylesterase family protein (similar to Metarhizium robertsii ARSEF 23 XP_007816819.2) encodes the protein MKLQEIIVIATAGVSAADVIANTKYGPMRGVQVHDAVNAFLGVRYAQPPLGDLRFQPPQPLQNYGKEGGYEASSPIKATSLGPSCHQFMYDLPLGSAFKPSTAESEDCLTLNIYVPKGANYNKPMPVYVWSPGGAYGEGSSSVPVYNPTGFVAENKDIIVVTWNYRLNIFGFPNSPALEAQNLGLRDQRFALEWIRDNIRDFGGDPSRIVLGGQSAGAVSVDAMMYSHPRDPIVSGLILQSGTVQMAQQMLNRPLSDVDSEFVRVAKKVGCANDDRKAELECMRKVDAQKLKNAISSSKLNKIGSPYGGMPMVDNKILFTREEYERRGNAGEFALVPTLLGTTKDEGDSVVSWNANGINKTLSDLITENFFDCNVALESRFRALNKVPVWRYLYKGVFPEVTLHPWMRAYHAADVPLLMGTYNLLGANRTIASDTTTREASKFLQDFFGAFIRSPACGLWDKFRLSEFRPNTATLIELFPENKPTLAQVMDKENSACLQPASIMWDQL